One genomic segment of Desmodus rotundus isolate HL8 chromosome 5, HLdesRot8A.1, whole genome shotgun sequence includes these proteins:
- the CNTF gene encoding ciliary neurotrophic factor: protein MAFAEHSPLTPHRRDLCSHSVWLARKIRSDLTALTESYVKHQGLDENVSLDSVGGVPVASSDRWSELTEAERLQENLQAYRTFHAMLTRLLEDQRVHFTPAESDFHQAIHTLLLQVAAFAYQLEELMVLLEHKIPASEADGVPIIVGDGGLFGKKLWGLKVLQELSKWTVRSIHDLRVISHQSGISAHGSHSIAKDKKL, encoded by the exons ATGGCTTTTGCAGAGCATTCACCGCTGACCCCTCACCGCCGGGACCTCTGTAGCCATTCTGTCTGGCTAGCAAGGAAGATTCGTTCAGACCTGACCGCTCTTACGGAATCTTAT GTGAAGCATCAGGGCCTGGACGAGAATGTAAGCCTGGATTCCGTGGGCGGTGTGCCAGTGGCAAGCAGTGATCGGTGGAGTGAGCTGACTGAGGCCGAGCGACTCCAAGAGAACCTCCAAGCTTATCGTACCTTTCATGCTATGTTGACCAGGCTTTTAGAAGACCAACGGGTGCATTTTACTCCAGCTGAAAGTGACTTCCATCAAGCAATACATACGCTTCTACTCCAAGTTGCTGCCTTTGCTTACCAGCTGGAGGAATTAATGGTGCTCCTGGAACACAAGATCCCCGCCAGTGAGGCTGACGGGGTGCCCATTATTGTTGGAGATGGTGGTCTCTTTGGAAAGAAGCTGTGGGGCCTAAAGGTGCTGCAAGAGCTTTCAAAGTGGACAGTGAGGTCCATCCATGACCTTCGCGTCATTTCTCATCAGAGTGGGATCTCAGCACACGGAAGCCACTCTATTGCTAAGGACAAGAAACTGTAG